The following is a genomic window from Candidatus Paceibacterota bacterium.
AATTTACCATTTTCGCAAAGCTCTCAAAACTTTTTTACCGTACTACAATTCAGAGAGAACCCACATGGGAATCAGTTACCAAACACCTCTGGAGGTGTTGCGAAGGTCTTGATTAGTTAACGGTAGTCAAGCATTTGTGTCCGGTACCCGTAGCTCATTTCCACCATTTGAGCCGTTGGAGGGCCACAAGCTCTTGAATTTTGCGCGCGCTTGACTATATCTATAAAGCATGCTTATATTGATACAGACCAACGAGGGCCATGCTTCTGCCTGTGCCCCATTTGCACCTCTAAAACTCAAGACTGAAAGGATAACAATGCAAGTCGTCTATGCCCTTCAAGACATCCCAAGGGCCATCACCAAAAGCATTTTCTTGGCCGGACCCAGTCCGCGAGAACAGAATCATCTGAACTGGCGACGCGAAGCTCTCGAAATTCTCGAGGAGCTGGGTTTCGACGGGACAGTTTTTTTGCCAATCACTGGAGACGGATTGTGGAAACACAGCTATGTCGACCAGATCGATTGGGAGACTACGACCCTCAACTTGGCCGATCAAATTGTTTTTTGGGTTCCGAGAGATTTGGAGACCTTGCCGGCTTTTACCACTAATGTGGAATGGGGGATCTGGTTTGATTCTGGCAAGGCAATTCTTGGTTTTCCCAAAGATGCGCCGAAGATGCGTTATCTCGAGCATCACGCCAAAGCTCAACAAGTGCCGATTTACGATAGCCTCGGCGACACCCTCAAAGAGGCCGTTTCTAGATTGGGCGCCGGTGCCGAGCGAATTGACGGCGAGCGAGAAGTTCCGCTCCACATTTGGAAGTTGCCTCATTTCCAAAATTGGTATCAGCAGTTGAAAGTGGCCGGAAATCGTTTGGACGGTGCCAAATTATTGTGGTCATTCCGAGTCGGTCCCAACAAAGGTTTCGCCTTTGCCTATGTTCTGCAAGTGAATGTCTATGTTGCGGCGGAGCAAAGGAACAAGGTGAACGAGTTTATCATCTCGCGACCTGACATTGCGACTGTCGTGGCCTACCATCCACGGGCGAATTTACTCGCCACGGAAGTGGTCATCGTTAAGGAGTTTAGATCGCCGGTTTGCACCGAAGACGGTTATGTTCGGGAAGTTCCCGGTGGCTCTTCGCTCAAACCGGGAGTCGACCCTCTTGAGACCATGGTTCACGAACTTAAGGAAGAGACTGGTCTCATCATCGATGACCCGACTCGAATTATGAAGATTGGAGCGCGACAAATCTATGGAACACTGCTTACGCACCGTGCCCATGTCTTTGCGGTCAAACTCAACGATGAGGAGTTGGAGTTTCTGAAGAGACAGGAAAGTGGCAAGGTGGTTCACGGTGTCGAGTCGGAAACCGAACGGACCTATGTCGAAGTTCATCGGCTCTGTGACTTAATCGACTGTGATTCGAAAGCTATCGATTGGGGTACCCTGGGCATGATCTTTGGAGCCCTGCTTGGATAGTGAAAGTTTCGCAAGCGCACGACCTTCAGGTACGGCGCTTTTTTAATTTTTAATGCGCGAGGGTGAAAGCGATGATGGACTTAGCGCCGGAGGCAAGGAGGGTACGGCGGGCTTCTTTCAGGGTGGCGCCAGTCGTTGAGACATCATCAATCAAAATTATATTTCGGCCACGAACCGCTTCCGGCCTGGCCACTTCAAAACAGTCCGCCAAATTTTTGAGTCTCTGCTCGCGCGAGATTTTGGTTTGTGGCGAAGTGTCTTTGGTTTTTATAAAACTTTTGGTATCAAGCATCAGTATTTTTTGCGAATCATTTTTTATAATTTCTTCTGCCAAAAGCTCCGACTGATTAAAACCGCGCTCCTGCCGGCGTTTCTTTGACAGCGGAATCGGTATCAAAAGGGGACTATTGAATTTTTCAAAAATTGATTTTTCGGCCAGTTCGGCAGTTATTTCTTCAGACAGAATTTTCCCCAAAAGCGAGGCGACTTTGGGGTTGCCGCGGTATTTTAGCTCCCAGATTGCTTGGCGTATAAGCGGAGTGTGATAATCAAAACAAGAATTAATGAAATCAGCTGGTGGCAAGAGGACTCTTGAAGCAATCTTTCGGAGTTCGATTGGACTGGTTGCTTCCAACTCGGCTACCAAGGGTTCCGGTGGAAATATAAAGGAAATTATTTGTCGTCCAATCGCAAGTAATTTTTCCATATCTAATAGTGTAGAGTATAAATAATCAATAACCAAGAAACAATAATCAAACAAGTAGAGAATAATGAGAGCAAATAACCAATAATCAATAAAGAATTTTCAGTCTGTTTGGTTATCGGTGTTTGTTATTTGGTGATTCATGTTTCATGATATACTTTACCTAAATCGCAAAATACATGGCGAATCCCTTTTCTAGTATCTTTGGCAAAATTATGAGTAGCGCCACCCCGTCGAGTGGCAGTGTTTTGGGAATTGACATTGGTTCCTCGGCTTTAAAAGTTGTGCAGTTGAAAAAGAAGGGCGGTCGAGCAATCCTCGAAACTTACGGCGAGCTCTCGCTCGGTCCCTATGGTGGAGTGGAAATCGGCCGAGCCACCAATCTCCAGGCTGGTAAGTTGGCAGAAGCTCTGGGTGATTTACTTAAAGAATCCAAAACCAGTACCAAAACAGCGGCGCTTTCAATCCCAGTCTCGGCCAGCTTGATTACTTTTATCACGATGCCGGCCGTTGGTGAGAAACAGTTGGCCCAAATGATTCCCATTGAAGCTCGCAAATATATTCCGGTGCCGATTTCCGAAGTTTCGCTTGATTGGCTGACCGTGCCACAAGAAGACCGGATTATTTCTGAAGATGAAGACGCCTCAATGCCTGGCTACTCTCAAACTGCCAAAGGCGAACGGGTAGAGGTGCTTTTGGTTGTTATTCATAATGAGGCGATTGCCCGCAACAAGGAAATTGTCAGCAACTTGTCACTCTCGGCCACTTTTTCTGAAATCGAGACTTTCAGCACGATTCGCGCCTCGCTTGATCAGGGGATTGCGCCGGTTTTGATTTGTGATTTGGGTGCGGCCTCGACCAAACTTTACATTGTTGAGCGCGGACTTTTGCGCAATTCGCACACCATCAATCGCGGGGCTCAAGATATCACCATCGCCATCTCAAAGTCTTTAGGCATCAGTATGGATGAGGCGGAAAATTTGAAAAGAGAGTATGGGCTGCTCCACACCGGTAATAGCCGAAATATTGGCGAGGCGACCAGGCTGACTCTCGATTATATTTTCGCCGAAGTCGGCCGAGTGATTTTGAATTTCCAAAAAAGGCACAATAAAAATATCGGGCGAATCGTACTTTCCGGCGGTGGCGCTTTGCTCAAAGGTTTGCGAGAAGTGGCCTCGGCCAATTTCCAAACTGAAGTGGAGTTGGCGAACCCTTTTGGCAAAGTGGAAGCGCCGGCTTTTCTAAATGATGTTTTGCGGACTGCCGGGCCGGAGTTTGCGACAGCTATTGGTCTGGCCATCCGCAAATTGCAGGAGTTAGGCTAAAAGTGGATAAGAATTGGCCGACAGTTAGCTTTTTCTGGGTTATAATAAGCATAATACAAATCTACAAATGGTATACCAATCTACAAATATGCGAATCAGATTATTCGTAGATTAGTGATTGGTAGATTTGGATTGGATTTGTAGATTGGTATTTTTTAAATGGAACCACAGTTTCAATCATCTTTTATACCGAAAAAGCCTCTGACCTCGGAAGGAGCGAGGGGGAAGAGTGGCGTCAATCTTTTTTTGATAATCGCCTTGGCAATCTTTGTTTTGGCGGCAGCCGGCTCGGCCGGAGTCTTTCTTGGTAATCGCTACTTATCGCAACAACTGGACAATGACAAAAAAGTTTTGGCGCACGACGAGGAAGCTTTTGACCCAAACACGGTTCGCCAGCTCATCAAGTTGTCGAATCGACTGATTGTGGCCAAGGGAATTTTGGGTAATCACATTGCGCCGTCCTCCATTTTTAGTCTTTTGGAAAAGCTCACCATTCAGAGCATTCGCTTTAAGAGCTTTGATTTTTCATTCTCCAACGAATCTGGCGCCAAATTGGCGATGCGCGGTCAGGCCGAAGGTTTCAACGCGATTGCCTTTCAAGCCGATGTCTTCGGCAAGAATCGTTTCGTGAAAAATCCGGTCTTGACTGACTTAACCCTTGAAAGAGACGGTACGGTATCATTCAATTTCACAAGCTCGCTTGACCCGGCCATTTTGGCCTATACCGGCGCGTCCAAGACTCTGGGCATGGTGAATATTTTTAACCAGCCTTAAAATCGTATGAAATTTATTTTTCCGACAATTTTAATTTTGGCTTCAATCGGCGCTTTCTTGGGCTATATTAATCCGCAGTATCAAACAGTTAAGGCTCTGATGGGCGAGCGGGCCGGTTATCAAGAAGCCTTGACCAACTCGCGGGCGCTGATGGCCAAGCGAGACGAATTGGTGTCGACCTACAACACGATTCCGGGTAGCAACATCAGTCGGCTGGAAGAATTGTTGCCGGATCATGTCGACAACGTCCGCTTGATTATGGACTTAAGCAGTATTGCCTCAAGATATGGTCTGACTCTCACCAATATCAAAAACATCCAGTCAAGTGAGGCGGCCAAAGGAGAGATTACGACCGACAGTAGTGGTATCGGCTCGGCTACGCTCAATTTTTCCGTAAGCGCGCCTTACTCGACCTTCCAAGCCTTTTTGGGCGATTTGGAAAAAAGTTTGCGCATCGTTGATGTAAGTTCCATTTCCTTCTCGGCCTCTGACGGCTCGCCGAATTACGACTTTAATATCGGTGTTAAAACCTATTGGTTAAAATAAATGAAAGGCATTAATAAAAAAGTTATTATCTTGGTGGTGCTTCTGGTTATCCTGGTGATTTTCATTTACGGATTCTTTTTTAAAGGAAGTTCAGGTACGACGAGTGGCACAGCCTTGGTTTCGAGCGTGGCCTTACAGAATTCGGCCAGCCAGCAGAATATTGTCGGTCGGGAACTTTTGGCCAGTTTAAACCAGCTTCGATCGCTTATTTTAGATACCTCAATTTTTAACGAGGCTTCGTTTAAAAGCTTGCAGAGCTTTAATGTTGAGTTGCAGCCGGAGATTACCGGGCGAGTCAATCCGTTCTTACCAATCGATTCAGCTGGGAGACAAAGCGCAACGACGACAAGACGCTAAGGTTAAATGGCGGACCTTTGGTTTGGCGCCAAATAATTCAAATAAATTTTTATGGGCGGGATAATCGATATCTTGGAAAAAAAGGGAGTTATTAAAGCGAGTGATGCCGCTTCGATTAAAGAGGAAATCAGGCTATCCGGAGAAAATCTGGATCGCGTGCTTTTGAAGCGCGGGGTGAGCGCCGAGAGGATTTTGGAAGCCAAGGGTGAATACTATAATGTTCCGATTCGCGATCTGGCCGGTGCTACTGTGCCATTCGCTGTGCTCAAGGTGGTGCCGGAAGAATCCGCTATTCACTATCGTTTGGCGCCACTTGGAATCAAGGATAATGTTTTGGAAATTGGCGTAGTTGACCCGGACAATATTGAGGCGCGCGATGCTTTGAATTTCATTTCATCTAAGGCCAACTTGCCATACAAAGTTTTCTTGATTTCCGAAGACGATTTTAAGTCGGTGGTTTCGATGTACAAAGGTCTTTCCGGTGAGGTGACCAAAGCTCTTTCGGAACTCGAGACCGAGCTTTCCGGCGATGATCTTGAAGAACTGCTTAATTCCAAAAAACCCGAGGATATTTCAGATGCGCCGAAAGCCGAGACTAGGATTATCGAGGATGCGCCGGTGACCAAGATTGTGGCTACAATTTTGCGTTATGCAACCGAGGGCAACGCTTCTGATATTCACATCGAGCCGGAAGGCGAGCGGGTGAGAGTGCGTTTCCGAGTCGATGGCGTCTTAAATACCAGCTTGGTTTTGCCGATTAAAGTTCATAATGCTGTGGTGGCGCGCATCAAAGTTTTGACCAAGACGATGAAGCTCGATGAAAAGCGAAAGCCACAGGACGGTAGTTTCGAGGCGCGAATCGATGGGCGGAAGATTGATTTTCGTGTTTCAACCTTTCCGACTTATTACGGCGAGAAATTGGTGATGCGAATTCTAGACCAGCAAAAAGGTGTTCAGAAGCTCGATGAAATGGGCCTGACCGAAACCAACTTGGCGATGCTGAAGCGCGCCCTGAAAAAACCTTATGGGATTATTTTAATCTCCGGTCCGACCGGATCCGGTAAATCGACTACACTTTATTCGATGCTAAATGAAATCAATCGCGAGGAGAAAAATGTCCTCTCACTCGAAGACCCGGTTGAATACAATATCTCGGGGGTCAGTCAATCACAGGTCAGACCGGATATCGGCTACACTTTTGCTAACGGCTTGCGTACCACTCTGCGTCAAGATCCAGATGTAATCATGGTGGGTGAAATTCGTGATAGTGAAACCGCCCAACTTGCAGTCCAGGCCGCACTTACTGGTCACTTGGTGCTCTCAACAATTCATGCCAACAATGCGACCGGCATTGTTCCGCGCCTCATTGATATGGGAGTGGACCCGTACCTCATCCCCCCGACTTTGATTTTGGGTATGGCCCAAAGATTGGTCCGCACTCTCTGTCCAGGTTCGGGTAAGCCGATTCCGGTTGAGGGTAGTGTGAGAATGATTGTCGATAAGGAGTTTGCCGATTTGCCACCAGAATTCAGGGCCAAACTGCCGATTGGGGACAAAGTCTACGAGATGGAACCGTCTCCAGAGTGTCCAAACGGCACTCGTGGCCGGACCGCAGTCTTTGAGGCTTTCGAAATGAGCAAGGAGGTGGAAAACATGATTCTAAAAAGCCCGGTAGAATCGGAGATTTTTAAAGCTGTTAGGGCCAAAGGCATGGTGACAATGCGAGGCGACGCCATTCTAAAGGCCTTTAAACGGGAAGTGCCATTTTCCGAGATCAATTCACTTACTATTGATAATCTCGACCTCTAGTTTTTTTACTTAACTATAAGTGCTATAATTTCCCTATGACCAACCGTAGCTTAAAAGTTTTAATCATCGACGACGACAAGTTTCTCCTTAATATGTATGCCCTGAAATTCAAGAAATCGGGGCTTGAAGTTAATGTGGCGACCGGTGGCAATGAGGCTATGCGGATAATTAAAGACGGCTTCATGCCGGATATTATTCTTTTGGACATCGTGATGCCGGTGATGGATGGTTTGGAGCTGTTGAAAAATATCAAAGAGCAGAAATTGGCGCCGAACGCTGTGATCATCATGCTTACCAATCAGGGTCAACCAACCGACATCAAGAAGGCTCAAGACTTGGGCATCGAGGGATACATCGTTAAAGCCACCACGATTCCTTCAGAAGTTTTGGACGAGGCGCTCAAGATTTATAAGGCGAATCGGGGGTAATTAACACGACACGAATTACGAATTAGCTCGAATGACACTAATGAAGAAAACAGATTCCAAGTTCCATTCGTGTAATTCGCATGCATTCGTGGATTAGTGTCGCATTGTCATATGGATTACAAAAAAGAATTGGCAGAACTTTTGGGGACAGTAATGTCGGAAGGCGGGTCGGATTTGCATTTGTCGGAAAATCGCCAGCCAACAATTCGTGTTTCTGGTGCTCTAATTCCGCTTCTGCGTAAAGAAAAGCTAGCCAAAGCCGATGTGAAGGGTTTGGTTAAAGAGCTTTTGTTGCCGGAAAATTTCGAGAAATTTTTTGCCGAGAAGGAAATTGACTTCTCCTATGACTTTGAAGGCAAAGCCCGTTTTCGTGGCAACTGCTTTTTTCAGCAGGGCGCGGTGAGTATCGTTCTGCGTCTAATCCCAAAGCAAATCAGGACTTTTCAAGAATTGAATTTGCCGCCAATTCTCGAGACATTTTCTCAAAAGCAACAAGGCTTTTTCTTAGTAGTTGGCCCGGTTGGTCAAGGTAAATCAACCACGCTAGCCGCTTTGATTGAAAAGATTAATCAAGACCGAGCCGAGCACATCATCACCATTGAAGACCCCATTGAATATGTTTATGAGCCGAAGAAATCAATCGTTGACCAACGAGAAGTGCGTAGTGATACGGCCGACTTTGGCACGGCACTCCGAAGCGTTTTCCGCGAAGATGTGAATGTGCTTTTGATTGGAGAAATGCGCAATGCCGAGACAATTTCCACGGCTGTGACGGCGGCCGAGACCGGCCACTTGGTGCTTTCAACCTTGCACACCAATACCGCTGCGCAGACTGTTGACCGCATCATCGACTCTTTTCCGGCCGAGCAACAAAATCAAATCAAAAACCAACTGGCCGGTAGTTTGATTGGTATCTTTTCCCAGCGCCTAATTCCAAGAATTTCTGGCGGGTTGATTCCGGCCTATGAATTGCTCATCAACAACAGCGCGATTGCCAACTTAATCCGTGAGTCTCGAGTCCACGAAATCAATACTGTCATTGAGACCAGTTTAGGGGAGGGAATGATTGACATGAACCGCTCGCTCATGGAATTGGTGAGAGCCGGCGAGATTACTGTTGAGAATGCTTATCAATATTCGCCGAATCCTAAGATTTTGAGTAAGCTTGTTTCATAAAATACCAATCTACGAATTTTACACCAATCAACTAATATCCGAATGAAAGTCCTAATTATTTGTTATCTGTAGATTGGAATGAGATTTGTAGATTAGTATTAAAATACTATGTTATTTAATTACAAAGCTTTAGACAATAAGACGGGGCAGGAATCGACTGGTGGAATCGACGCCGTGACCGTGGATGTTGCCATTTCTTCGCTCCAAAATCGTGGCCTAACCATTTCCGAAATCCATCCAGCCGAGGAAAAAGGCTCGCTATTGGCCATGGGGAGTATGAAGTTTTTCGAGCGGGTCAATAATCGCGACATAGTCATTCTCTCCAGACAAATTGCCACACTTTTCGGCGCCCAGATTTCAGCCCTCCGAGTTTTTAAACTTTTGTCGGCTGAAGTTGAAAATCATGTTTTGTCAGAAGCGCTTTCTGATGTGGCCAACGATATTCAAGGTGGTAGCACTATCTCTCGGGCCTTGGGAAAACACCCAAAAATTTTCTCTGAATTTTATGTGAACATGGTCAAGTCGGGTGAAGAGTCGGGCAAACTCGATCAGACCTTTTTATACTTGGCCGAATACTTGGATCGCAGTTATGAGATCAGCTCCAAGGCTCGGAACGCCCTGATTTACCCGGCCTTCGTCGTGGTGACCTTTATTGTTGTTATGATTTTGATGCTCACGATGGTGATTCCGAAGGTAAGCGCGATTTTGAAAGAATCCGGCCAAGCTTTGCCGATTTATACTCAAATCGTTCTTGGCATCAGCAATTTCTTTGTTGACTATGGCTTTTTACTTCTCATTCTGTTGGCTATCGGCGGTATTTTCTTATGGCGTTACGGCCGAACTCCGGCCGGCAAGCTGGCTTTTGCCAGCGTAAAAATTTCCATTCCGGCTTTAAAAAATCTTTACATCAAGCTGTATCTCTCCAGGATTGCCGACAACATGAACACTATGCTTACCAGCGGTATTTCCATGATTCGCGCCCTCGAATTGACTGGGGCGGTTGTCGATAATGAAGTTTATCGGCAAATTTTAAATGAGGCCTCGGTCGCGGTGAAAGGTGGCAGTTCGGTTTCAGATGCGTTGAGCAAACATGAGGAAATCCCGGGTATTATGGTGGCGATGATTAAAATTGGCGAGGAAACCGGCGAATTAGGTTCAATCTTGAAGACTTTGGCCACTTTCTACATTCGCGAAGTCAATAACGCGGTGGATACTTTAGTAGGGCTCATTGAGCCGACTATGGTGGTGGCGCTCGGTCTTGGGGTCGGCGTATTGCTATCCTCCGTTTTGATTCCAATCTACAATATTTCTTCCAGCTTCTAGGCCACCGTCTGCGGTTCGTCGCGTTATCCACAAGGGTGTTCTCTCTAGCTGACAAGCTTGCTATAATACTGAATGTGGAATAAAACCTCGATTGCGAGGCTAAACAGGTCGAAGTTCCCTGAAATCTGCGCGAATTTCAGATTTTCGCAGTTGTCAGGGAAAGTAATTATTAAAAATAGTTAGTTATTAATTAATTTAAATTATGAAGAAAAATAAAGGTTTTACATTGATTGAACTTTTGGTTGTTATTGCGATTATCGGTATTCTTTCGTCGGTTGTCTTGGCTTCTCTTAACACCGCTCGAGATAAGGGTAATGATGCTGCGGTCAAATCAAACTTGACCACCGTCCGAACCCAAGCTGAATTGTGGTACGATGATCACACCAACAGCTATACGGGGATGTGTGAGGCCGATCCGATTTTGGGCGCAATTAATGCCGCCAGAACCTCTGGAGGTAACGATGCGACCTGCGTCGTTGCTACTGATGGTAATAGCTGGGGAGCTGAAGCTCAGTTGAAGGCCAGTACCAACTTTTATTGCGTGGATAGCACCGGTAAGAGTACCACTACCGCCGCAACATCAGGACTCGCAGCTGCCACTCCGTTGTGTGACTAGTTTTCTAATTTAAGGAAAACAATCAAAAACCACCCGGCCTAAAACTGAAAAGTTCGGCCAGGGTGGTTTTTGATTTGGGGACAAGTTGTTTGGTCTCATTCTAGATATGCGCTAAGATGGACCTATGAAAAACAAAACCACCCACTACCCACTACCCACTACCCACTATTCTGGCTTTACGCTCATCGAGCTTATCGTGGTCATCGCTATTATCGGAATTCTTTCGTCGGTCGCGATGGGATTTCTTGGCGATTCTAAGATTAAAGCGCGCGACGGGAAAAGGCTGGCTGACCTCAAGCAGATTCAACTCGCTTTGGAGCTCTATCACGATGTTTATCGAACTTATCCGGTGACTTTGGACAAATTGATCCCACCAAATAACAGTTTCTTGCCTGAAGTCCCAGTTGATCCTGATAAACAAAGTTATATTTATGTGCCGATTGGTAGCTCTGCCGGCATTACTCCACAATGCGGTTCGTATCATCTCGGCACTTACTTAGAGAAGGCCGGTAGTAGCTACTTAAAAGTTGACCGAGACGCCACTTCCAGGAGTAGTTGTGA
Proteins encoded in this region:
- a CDS encoding nucleoside 2-deoxyribosyltransferase domain-containing protein — protein: MQVVYALQDIPRAITKSIFLAGPSPREQNHLNWRREALEILEELGFDGTVFLPITGDGLWKHSYVDQIDWETTTLNLADQIVFWVPRDLETLPAFTTNVEWGIWFDSGKAILGFPKDAPKMRYLEHHAKAQQVPIYDSLGDTLKEAVSRLGAGAERIDGEREVPLHIWKLPHFQNWYQQLKVAGNRLDGAKLLWSFRVGPNKGFAFAYVLQVNVYVAAEQRNKVNEFIISRPDIATVVAYHPRANLLATEVVIVKEFRSPVCTEDGYVREVPGGSSLKPGVDPLETMVHELKEETGLIIDDPTRIMKIGARQIYGTLLTHRAHVFAVKLNDEELEFLKRQESGKVVHGVESETERTYVEVHRLCDLIDCDSKAIDWGTLGMIFGALLG
- a CDS encoding phosphoribosyltransferase family protein, producing MEKLLAIGRQIISFIFPPEPLVAELEATSPIELRKIASRVLLPPADFINSCFDYHTPLIRQAIWELKYRGNPKVASLLGKILSEEITAELAEKSIFEKFNSPLLIPIPLSKKRRQERGFNQSELLAEEIIKNDSQKILMLDTKSFIKTKDTSPQTKISREQRLKNLADCFEVARPEAVRGRNIILIDDVSTTGATLKEARRTLLASGAKSIIAFTLAH
- the pilM gene encoding type IV pilus assembly protein PilM translates to MSSATPSSGSVLGIDIGSSALKVVQLKKKGGRAILETYGELSLGPYGGVEIGRATNLQAGKLAEALGDLLKESKTSTKTAALSIPVSASLITFITMPAVGEKQLAQMIPIEARKYIPVPISEVSLDWLTVPQEDRIISEDEDASMPGYSQTAKGERVEVLLVVIHNEAIARNKEIVSNLSLSATFSEIETFSTIRASLDQGIAPVLICDLGAASTKLYIVERGLLRNSHTINRGAQDITIAISKSLGISMDEAENLKREYGLLHTGNSRNIGEATRLTLDYIFAEVGRVILNFQKRHNKNIGRIVLSGGGALLKGLREVASANFQTEVELANPFGKVEAPAFLNDVLRTAGPEFATAIGLAIRKLQELG
- the pilO gene encoding type 4a pilus biogenesis protein PilO; the protein is MKFIFPTILILASIGAFLGYINPQYQTVKALMGERAGYQEALTNSRALMAKRDELVSTYNTIPGSNISRLEELLPDHVDNVRLIMDLSSIASRYGLTLTNIKNIQSSEAAKGEITTDSSGIGSATLNFSVSAPYSTFQAFLGDLEKSLRIVDVSSISFSASDGSPNYDFNIGVKTYWLK
- a CDS encoding ATPase, T2SS/T4P/T4SS family, with protein sequence MGGIIDILEKKGVIKASDAASIKEEIRLSGENLDRVLLKRGVSAERILEAKGEYYNVPIRDLAGATVPFAVLKVVPEESAIHYRLAPLGIKDNVLEIGVVDPDNIEARDALNFISSKANLPYKVFLISEDDFKSVVSMYKGLSGEVTKALSELETELSGDDLEELLNSKKPEDISDAPKAETRIIEDAPVTKIVATILRYATEGNASDIHIEPEGERVRVRFRVDGVLNTSLVLPIKVHNAVVARIKVLTKTMKLDEKRKPQDGSFEARIDGRKIDFRVSTFPTYYGEKLVMRILDQQKGVQKLDEMGLTETNLAMLKRALKKPYGIILISGPTGSGKSTTLYSMLNEINREEKNVLSLEDPVEYNISGVSQSQVRPDIGYTFANGLRTTLRQDPDVIMVGEIRDSETAQLAVQAALTGHLVLSTIHANNATGIVPRLIDMGVDPYLIPPTLILGMAQRLVRTLCPGSGKPIPVEGSVRMIVDKEFADLPPEFRAKLPIGDKVYEMEPSPECPNGTRGRTAVFEAFEMSKEVENMILKSPVESEIFKAVRAKGMVTMRGDAILKAFKREVPFSEINSLTIDNLDL
- a CDS encoding response regulator; this encodes MTNRSLKVLIIDDDKFLLNMYALKFKKSGLEVNVATGGNEAMRIIKDGFMPDIILLDIVMPVMDGLELLKNIKEQKLAPNAVIIMLTNQGQPTDIKKAQDLGIEGYIVKATTIPSEVLDEALKIYKANRG
- a CDS encoding PilT/PilU family type 4a pilus ATPase; this encodes MDYKKELAELLGTVMSEGGSDLHLSENRQPTIRVSGALIPLLRKEKLAKADVKGLVKELLLPENFEKFFAEKEIDFSYDFEGKARFRGNCFFQQGAVSIVLRLIPKQIRTFQELNLPPILETFSQKQQGFFLVVGPVGQGKSTTLAALIEKINQDRAEHIITIEDPIEYVYEPKKSIVDQREVRSDTADFGTALRSVFREDVNVLLIGEMRNAETISTAVTAAETGHLVLSTLHTNTAAQTVDRIIDSFPAEQQNQIKNQLAGSLIGIFSQRLIPRISGGLIPAYELLINNSAIANLIRESRVHEINTVIETSLGEGMIDMNRSLMELVRAGEITVENAYQYSPNPKILSKLVS
- a CDS encoding type II secretion system F family protein, whose amino-acid sequence is MLFNYKALDNKTGQESTGGIDAVTVDVAISSLQNRGLTISEIHPAEEKGSLLAMGSMKFFERVNNRDIVILSRQIATLFGAQISALRVFKLLSAEVENHVLSEALSDVANDIQGGSTISRALGKHPKIFSEFYVNMVKSGEESGKLDQTFLYLAEYLDRSYEISSKARNALIYPAFVVVTFIVVMILMLTMVIPKVSAILKESGQALPIYTQIVLGISNFFVDYGFLLLILLAIGGIFLWRYGRTPAGKLAFASVKISIPALKNLYIKLYLSRIADNMNTMLTSGISMIRALELTGAVVDNEVYRQILNEASVAVKGGSSVSDALSKHEEIPGIMVAMIKIGEETGELGSILKTLATFYIREVNNAVDTLVGLIEPTMVVALGLGVGVLLSSVLIPIYNISSSF
- a CDS encoding type II secretion system protein → MKKNKGFTLIELLVVIAIIGILSSVVLASLNTARDKGNDAAVKSNLTTVRTQAELWYDDHTNSYTGMCEADPILGAINAARTSGGNDATCVVATDGNSWGAEAQLKASTNFYCVDSTGKSTTTAATSGLAAATPLCD
- a CDS encoding type II secretion system protein, whose amino-acid sequence is MKNKTTHYPLPTTHYSGFTLIELIVVIAIIGILSSVAMGFLGDSKIKARDGKRLADLKQIQLALELYHDVYRTYPVTLDKLIPPNNSFLPEVPVDPDKQSYIYVPIGSSAGITPQCGSYHLGTYLEKAGSSYLKVDRDATSRSSCDSTKTDFAGNSNKCVAGAAEANPENCYDVTP